A window of Panicum virgatum strain AP13 chromosome 8K, P.virgatum_v5, whole genome shotgun sequence contains these coding sequences:
- the LOC120645865 gene encoding BTB/POZ and MATH domain-containing protein 2-like, translating to MDDVWIELENLWDLYHQDALDKSLLSAFCMMKVQECRKNGIDPHVVNEESWSLLKDDNDDDDYFRVRCDVAILREAAPQAPPRLGLGDLLAGQRAGRDVTFEVGGEVFTAHRCVLAARSTVFMAELFGPGGQQQQNDAAASRVRIDGMAARVFQALLHFIYTDSFPKVDDDGDKVAMAQGLLAAADRYKLEGLKSACSDMLGSRIDATTVVTTLQLAHKHGCHNLKEACTKFLKDVPGEVGRSLMSSS from the exons ATGGACGATGTATGGATTGAACTTGAAAATCTGTGGGatctataccatcaagatgctcTAGACAAGTCCCTCCTCAGTGCATTCTGCAT GATGAAGGTGCAAGAATGCCGAAAAAATGGCATTGATCCACATGTCGTAAATGAAGAGTCG TGGTCGCTTCTCAAGgacgacaacgacgacgacgactactTCCGGGTCAGGTGTGATGTCGCCATCCTCAGGGAGGCGGCTCCTCAAGCGCCACCGCGTCTCGGCCTCGGCGACCTCCTCGCCGGCCAGCGGGCGGGCCGGGACGTGACCTtcgaggtcggcggcgaggtgtTCACGGCGCACAGGTGCGTGCTCGCCGCCCGGTCCACGGTCTTCATGGCCGAGCTCTTTGGCCCCggggggcagcagcagcagaacgacgCCGCAGCCTCTCGCGTACGGATCGACGGCATGGCGGCGAGGGTGTTCCAGGCGTTGCTCCACTTCATCTACACCGACTCCTTTCCTAAGGTCGACGACGATGGCGACAAGGTCGCCATGGCTCAGGGCCTGCTCGCGGCGGCCGACCGGTACAAGTTGGAGGGGCTCAAGTCGGCCTGCAGCGACATGCTTGGCAGCCGCATCGACGCAACCACGGTGGTGACTACACTGCAGCTGGCTCACAAGCATGGGTGCCACAACCTCAAGGAGGCATGCACCAAGTTTCTCAAGGACGTGCCGGGCGAAGTTGGTCGGAGTCTAATGTCTTCAAGCTGA
- the LOC120645866 gene encoding BTB/POZ and MATH domain-containing protein 1-like, producing MATSPASAAATAGRVTTVVTETMAGWCVLMTVDGYSKLMEADECIESDWFCAGCRRWYMYIIGGAKEAAAADLATFVIGLESPDDEVKVRYKLTLLNRAGEIISATQSFATLSSSVNSTEMGAMDTQYLLEDSFQIRCEVAVVTEITAARPPDLPRHLGGLLASQVGADATFQVGGEVFAAHRCVLAARSGVFMAELFGPGKGTSAAAAAPVRIDGVEPRVFRALLHFIYTDSLPEVEVGEGGGDDDEVAMARGLLAAADRFGVESLKLICGDVLCNSIDARTAVDLLELADNHGCPSLKAACVKVIKDLLAKVSPSSSPIRKRQKKLN from the coding sequence ATGGCCACCTCCCcagcatccgccgccgccaccgctggccGCGTGACCACCGTCGTTACCGAGACCATGGCCGGGTGGTGCGTGCTGATGACGGTCGACGGGTACTCCAAACTCATGGAGGCCGACGAGTGCATCGAATCCGACTGGTTCTGCGCCGGATGCCGCCGTTGGTACATGTACATAATCGGCGGAGCgaaggaagccgccgccgccgacttgGCGACCTTCGTCATTGGTCTCGAGAGCCCAGATGATGAAGTGAAGGTGCGGTACAAGCTCACCCTGCTCAACCGTGCCGGAGAGATAATCTCCGCCACCCAAAGCTTCGCTACCCTCTCGAGCTCAGTTAACTCCACTGAGATGGGGGCGATGGACACCCAGTATCTCCTCGAGGACAGCTTCCAGATCAGGTGCGAAGTCGCCGTCGTCACGGAGATCaccgcggcgcggccgccggacCTGCCCCGGCACCTCGGCGGCCTCCTGGCGAGCCAGGTCGGGGCGGACGCGACGTTCcaggtcggcggcgaggtcttCGCCGCGCACCGGTGCGTGCTCGCCGCCCGCTCCGGGGTCTTCATGGCCGAGCTCTTCGGCCCGGGGAAGGgaacgagcgccgccgcggcggcccccGTGCGGATCGACGGCGTGGAGCCGAGGGTGTTCCGGGCCTTGCTGCACTTCATCTACACCGACTCCCTTCCTGAGGTTGAGgtaggcgagggcggcggcgacgacgacgaggtcgCCATGGCTCGGGGtctgctcgcggcggcggacaGGTTCGGCGTGGAGAGCCTCAAGCTGATCTGCGGCGACGTGCTGTGCAACTCCATCGACGCGCGCACGGCCGTGGACTTGCTGGAGCTAGCGGACAACCATGGCTGCCCGAGTCTCAAGGCGGCGTGTGTCAAGGTCATCAAGGACCTGCTCGCCAAGGTTTCGCCTTCATCGTCTCCAATCAGGAAGAGGCAAAAGAAACTTAATTAG
- the LOC120645867 gene encoding BTB/POZ and MATH domain-containing protein 1-like encodes MVDGYSKFVEAGRIIASNLFLAGGHDMFIEVEGIPCRQVKEVITVNLCLGCPADEVKAMCKLTLLSRAGGIISSTQRFYTFSETDYYNKTEEMNISALLEDSFQIRCEVTVVKEITEARPPDLPRHLGGLLASQVAADATFQVGGELFAAHRCVLAVRSAVFMAELFGPGKVEIAAAAAPVRIDDVEPRVFQALLHFVYTDSFPEEEGGRFCVDEDDYDYDDKVAMARGLLAAADRFGVERLKLTCGDVLCNYIDARTAMDLRSILYSQYYG; translated from the exons ATGGTCGACGGGTACTCCAAGTTCGTGGAGGCCGGCCGGATCATCGCATCTAACTTGTTCCTCGCCGGAGGGCACGACATGTTTATCGAGGTCGAGGGCATCCCATGCCGCCAAGTGAAGGAGGTGATTACCGTCAACCTTTGTCTCGGTTGCCCTGCTGATGAAGTGAAGGCAATGTGCAAGTTGACCCTGCTCAGCCGTGCTGGAGGGATCATCTCCTCGACCCAAAGATTCTATACCTTCTCAGAAACAGACTACTACAACAAGACGGAGGAGATGAACATCTCAGCTCTGCTCGAGGACAGCTTCCAGATCAGGTGCGAAGTCACCGTCGTCAAGGAGATAACCGAGGCGCGGCCGCCGGACCTGCCCCGGCACCTCGGCGGCCTCCTGGCGAGCCAGGTCGCGGCGGACGCGACGTTCCAGgtcggcggcgagctcttcgcCGCGCACCGGTGCGTGCTCGCCGTCCGCTCCGCGGTCTTCATGGCCGAGCTCTTCGGCCCGGGGAAGGTGGagattgccgccgccgcggcccccgtGCGGATCGATGACGTGGAGCCGAGGGTGTTCCAGGCCTTGCTGCACTTCGTCTATACCGACTCCTTTCCTGAGGAAGAGGGTGGTCGCTTCTGCGTTGACGAAGACGACTACGACTACGACGACAAGGTAGCCATGGCGCGGGGtctgctcgcggcggcggatAGGTTCGGCGTGGAGAGGCTCAAGCTGACCTGCGGCGACGTGCTGTGcaactacatcgacgcgcgCACGGCCATGGACCTGCGTTCTATCCTATAT TCTCAGTATTACGGTTGA
- the LOC120644977 gene encoding mitochondrial inner membrane protease subunit 1-like, with product MSGFFRRVGAIPWRSIAGEAFSRAFLVAQAFCAVHVVDHHLCSLAIVRGPSMLPAMNLAGDVVAVDRVSVRLGRVEPGDVVLMISPEDPRKAVAKRVVGMGGDSVTYLVDPGNSDAAKTVVVPQGHVWVQGDNIYASRDSRQFGAVPYGLITGKIFCRVWPLEGFGSIDSNQSQ from the exons aTGTCGGGCTTCTTCCGGCGCGTGGGGGCCATCCCGTGGCGGAGCATCGCGGGCGAGGCCTTCTCCCGGGCGTTCCTGGTGGCGCAGGCGTTCTGCGCCGTCCACGtcgtggaccaccacctctgcTCGCTCGCCATCGTGCGGGGCCCCAGCATGCTGCCGGCGATGAACCTGGCCGGGGACGTGGTGGCGGTGGACAGGGTGAGCGTGAGGCTCGGGCGCGTGGAGCCAGGGGACGTCGTGCTGATGATCTCCCCCGAGGACCCGCGCAAGGCGGTCGCCAAGCGCGTCGTCGGGATGGGGGGCGACTCCGTCACCTACCTCGTCGACCCCGGGAACAGCGACGCCGCCAAGACCGTCGTG GTACCACAAGGTCATGTTTGGGTGCAGGGCGATAATATTTATGCTTCTAGAGATTCAAGGCAATTTGGAGCTGTGCCTTATGGTCTCATTACAGGGAAGATCTTTTGCCGG GTATGGCCACTGGAGGGCTTTGGTTCGATTGATTCAAATCAGTCTCAATAA
- the LOC120644976 gene encoding oligouridylate-binding protein 1B-like — MHQQRMKQAAAAAAAQQQQQLMQQALLLQQQQQQQQQPPLFPGHHPHPGLLAAPQIEPIVSGNLPPGFDSSTCRSVYIGNIHLQVTDTLLQEVFQSIGPVEGCKLIRKEKSSFGFIDYYDRRSAALAILSLNGKPLYGQPIKVNWAYTSTQREDTSGHFNIFVGDLCPEITDAALFAFFSGYSTCSDARVMWDQKTGRSRGFGFVSFRNQQDAQNAINDLNGKWLGNRQIRCNWATKGANAGDEKQSVDTKVDQINGSSEAGKENSNEDGPENNPLFTTVYVGGLPHEATNNDVHLFFHSLGAGSIEEVRVTRDKGFGFVRYSTHEEAALAIQMGNGQLIGGRPIRCSWGNKPTPPGTASSPLPPPAPSPFPTGVSATDFLAYQRLALSKIAANPALMGQHALKQAALGMDAGASQVIYDGGYPGINAAAAAQQQQQQQQLMYF, encoded by the exons atGCACCAGCAGCGGATgaagcaggccgcggcggcggcggcggcgcagcagcagcagcagctgatgCAGCAGGCGCTgctcctgcagcagcagcagcagcagcagcagcagccgcccttGTTCCCCGGGCACCACCCGCACCCCGgtctcctcgccgcgccgcag ATAGAGCCCATAGTTAGCGGAAACCTTCCTCCTGGGTTTGATTCAAGTACATGCCGCAGCGT GTATATTGGCAATATCCATCTTCAAGTGACGGACACGTTACTGCAGGAAGTCTTCCAAAGTATTGGTCCAGTAGAAGGTTGCAAGCTCatcagaaaagaaaag TCGTCTTTTGGTTTCATTGACTACTATGACCGCCGATCTGCTGCACTAGCAATTTTATCTCTCAACGGCAAACCACT GTATGGTCAGCCAATAAAAGTCAATTGGGCATATACAAGTACTCAGAGGGAGGATACATCAG GCCATTTTAATATTTTTGTTGGGGATCTTTGCCCAGAAATCACTGATGCTGCTCTATTTGCCTTTTTTTCTGGATACTCTACCTGCTC AGATGCTAGGGTTATGTGGGACCAGAAAACAGGACGATCCAGAGGGTTCGGTTTTGTTTCTTTCAGGAATCAGCAG GATGCTCAAAATGCGATAAATGACTTGAATG GGAAGTGGCTTGGCAACCGTCAAATTCGTTGCAATTGGGCGACGAAAGGTGCTAATGCTGGTGATGAAAAACAAAGTGTGGACACCAAGGTGGACCAGATAAATGGTTCATCAG AAGCTGGAAAGGAGAATTCAAATGAAGATGGTCCTGAAAATAACCCACTTTTTACCACTGTTTATGTTGGTGGTCTTCCTCATGAG GCCACCAACAATGATGTGCACCTGTTTTTTCATTCACTTGGGGCTGGCTCAATCGAGGAGGTCCGTGTAACACGTGACAAGGGCTTTGGCTTTGTGAGGTACAGCACCCATGAGGAAGCTGCACTGGCAATTCAGATGGGCAATGGCCAACTGATTGGCGGGAGGCCAATAAGG TGCTCCTGGGGAAACAAGCCAACTCCACCAGGGACAGCATCTTCGCCGCTCCCCCCTCCAGCACCGTCTCCATTCCCCACCGGCGTGTCGGCAACTGACTTCCTTGCCTACCAGCGCCTGGCCCTGAGCAAGATTGCCGCGAACCCAGCCCTAATGGGCCAGCACGCCCTGAAGCAGGCTGCACTGGGGATGGACGCCGGGGCCAGCCAGGTTATCTATGACGGCGGCTACCCTGGCATCaacgctgcagctgcagctcagcagcagcagcagcaacagcagctcaTGTACTTCTAG